One region of Salvelinus namaycush isolate Seneca chromosome 3, SaNama_1.0, whole genome shotgun sequence genomic DNA includes:
- the LOC120043937 gene encoding beta-1,3-glucosyltransferase-like, with product MVKHVEDMRDWMATLWPLVREHMLEAQEAQKPTAETKPAEVPLGEQLSQAQKQELRELVGRNQDVFSSALSSRGRKLLSPPLTGCKKLPFGLYGAPATFQRLMEQILRPHRHCGKTFAILKRYISDAVPKTSWLLVVDDDTLISLPRLQMLLSCYDPSEPMCLGERYGYGLGQGGYSYITGGGGMVFSRAAVVRLLASDCKCYSNDAPDDMVLGMCLNALGLPVTHSSLFHQARPEDYSRDFLAHQVPISFHKHWNIDPVFNRWLKDESMSTSSHGLNKSTKEEL from the exons ATGGTGAAGCACGTGGAAGACATGAGAGACTGGATGGCAACCCTGTGGCCCCTGGTACGGGAACACATGCTGGAGGCCCAGGAGGCCCAA AAGCCTACCGCAGAGACCAAGCCGGCGGAGGTGCCACTGGGGGAGCAGCTGAGCCAAGCACAGAAGCAGGAGCTGAGGGAGTTGGTCGGCCGGAACCAGGATGTGTTCTCCA GTGCCCTTAGCTCCCGAGGAAGAAAACTGCTTTCGCCACCCCTGACCGGCTGCAAGAAGCTGCCCTTTGGGCTGTACGGGGCCCCGGCCACCTTCCAGAGGTTAATGGAACAGATTCTCCGTCCCCATC GTCATTGTGGGAAGACGTTTGCCATCTTGAAGAGGTATATCAGCGATGCGGTGCCAAAGACGAGCTGGCTGCTGGTGGTGGATGATGACACACTCATCAG CCTGCCCAGACTGCAGATGCTGTTGAGCTGTTACGACCCCTCTGAACCGATGTGTCTAGGGGAGAGGTACGGCTACGGGCTGGGCCAGGGAGGCTACAGCTACATCACTGGAGGAGGGGG GATGGTGTTCAGTAGGGCCGCGGTGGTGAGGCTCCTGGCCAGTGACTGCAAGTGTTACAGTAATGACGCCCCTGATGACATGGTGCTGGGGATGTGTCTCAACGCTCTGGGGCTCCCTGTCACACATAGCTCCCTCTTCCACCAG GCACGACCTGAAGACTACTCCAGAGACTTTCTAGCCCACCAGGTGCCCATCTCTTTCCACAAACACTGGAACATCGACCCCGTCTTCAACAGGTGGCTAAAGGATGAGTCGATGTCAACAAGCTCACACGGACTAAACAAGAGCACCAAGGAAGAGTTATAG